The nucleotide sequence CGCGAAGTGCGACGCCCGGTACGCCGCCCCGCAGCGCCGCATGAGGAAGATCATGAACGCGGCCGATCCCGTGTAGGCCACGAACTGCTCCACGAGCACCACGCCGAAGATCACCCAGAACCCCGGCCGCGCCCACGCGAGCCACGCGTAGAGCGGGATCGCCGCGCTCTGGAGGATCGTGATCGGCAGGAGCGTCCGCTCGAGCCCGAGCCGCGAGACCACGACGCCGCCCAGCACCGAGCCCGCGATCGACACCGCCGTCCCCCACGTGCTCAAGAACCCGCGCTGCGTGAGGTCGAGGCCGAGGTCCTTCAGGAACGGCGCGGACATCGCGAACATGAGCGCGTCGCCCGCGCGGAACGTGAGGATGAACGCGAGCACGAGCCCGACCTTCGGCTGGCGCAGGTACGTGGCGAACGCCTGGCCGTACGAGGAGCCAGCGCGTGGAGGTTGCCCCGGCCGCGGCAAGAAGAGCGCGTGCCCGACGCCGAGCAGGAGCATCATCGCGGCCGCCGTGAGGAACGCCCAGCGCCAGCCGCCCGCGAGGCCCGCGAGCATGACGAGCCCGCCCTTGCCGACCAGCATCGCGCCCCGGAACGCCGCCACGCGTAGCCCCGAGTACGCCGCTTGCCGCTCCTTCGGCAGCGCGTCGAGGTAGAAGCCGTCCACCGCGATGTCCTGCGTCGCGGCGAAGATCGACACGGCGATGAGCCCCCACGCCACCACGCCGAGGTCCCCGCGATCGGCCGGCGCCGCGAGCGCGAGCACCACGAGCCCGAGCGCGATCTGCGTCGCGACGACCCAGCCCCGCCGCTTGCCGTACATGTCGACGAACGGGCTCCAGAGGAACTTCGTGTTCCACGCGAGGCCGTAGAGCGACGTGTACCCGACCGCCGCGAGGCTCGCGCCGAAGTGCGTGAAGAGCTCCGCGCTCACCTGATGGACGATCGAATAAGGCAGCCCCTCGCCGAAGTACGTCGTGGCGACCCACGGCGCCTCGCGGACCGGGCTCACCGCGGGCTTGTCCTCGCTCGCCTCGCCACGTGGTTCGTCCGGCGCCGCGTTCTTCGGAGGCGCATAGACCTCTTCGAGGGAAGGCTCTTTCGAGGCCACCGCGCGGGCCGTCGCTCGTTCGACGCGTGACACGTTGCAGAGTCCCCTACACCAGAAAACCACGGCGGGCCCACTTCTGGCCGACGCGCCGCGGAAATACCGGGGGCCTCGTTCAGAAGGTAGCGGTCCTCGGCCATCTCGTTTAAACGTGGAGACGACATGTCGAGG is from Polyangium spumosum and encodes:
- a CDS encoding MFS transporter, with translation MSRVERATARAVASKEPSLEEVYAPPKNAAPDEPRGEASEDKPAVSPVREAPWVATTYFGEGLPYSIVHQVSAELFTHFGASLAAVGYTSLYGLAWNTKFLWSPFVDMYGKRRGWVVATQIALGLVVLALAAPADRGDLGVVAWGLIAVSIFAATQDIAVDGFYLDALPKERQAAYSGLRVAAFRGAMLVGKGGLVMLAGLAGGWRWAFLTAAAMMLLLGVGHALFLPRPGQPPRAGSSYGQAFATYLRQPKVGLVLAFILTFRAGDALMFAMSAPFLKDLGLDLTQRGFLSTWGTAVSIAGSVLGGVVVSRLGLERTLLPITILQSAAIPLYAWLAWARPGFWVIFGVVLVEQFVAYTGSAAFMIFLMRRCGAAYRASHFAIGSALMSLITTGAGTVSGLVAQRVGFMTFFLLAFAASIPGVILSMFVPTSRIDDERAQA